The region ccctctagccctcctccagccctccatggggggccctgcagttctgccctaggaaagcctgttgcttctcaggaagacttccctatgaaacataatcatgtccttcttgtggggacattcagtccagagacctgaaagcaggggaaaatgtttagcctgcttttggtagaacctaaattcttccatatttgttagaagcaatttcaatgaggaaactgttttggcatctaacaaatcagcataaatgactgatgaggaagatcagcttccccattccactcagtcatcatgttgatgtgacactcacattggcaaacattttctcctatgagcaacgtaaagttccagacgttatgaatggctttttgtttttatttcttagacttTCCACATTCATTGTGTCtcatgagattatatgaatcctgcttattgtcagcccagcactaaactttttaaaaggatcacgtgtttaaaaggctagtgggcaattttttagaagacagaaatccttagattttggtcctagagttgaatcttggttagtggtgaatgaaaattcccgttaaaattttaaattcagtgatataaagtcttaaaaatagttaaatattagtcaatttcattaaacactataagagttatttacctttaagcctgtttctggggcaattttgcaatgattccctccctttatcgattccctctttatcagaatccttgagaggcccctgtcatcattgtcactatcgtcatcatcatcatcatggaactgattcttctggatgattctaggaaaataaagagatggatggGATTATGAGTAGGACAGTGTGTGCATAtagaataagaacagctgtcagacattagatgcaagatacccatttcatttagagaagaatgtggtcatgaaatcctgatgtggtgaatgaaggaagcggtgggagcaggatagtcaatggaaaggaggaggaagtgagtgaagttGAGAGCATaggtccttggttagttgatcagcacattggtgagaatgagaggagtgtgatggcagaatcatgtccctccccggccacagggtagccacctgtgacatgttactgtacatggcaaaagggttgacagatattttaggataaaaatcttagaggatttctgtctcctaaattgtctattagttagccttttaaacccatgatatattattaaagattagtgcaggggcacaaataaaaaggattcatataatctcaccagacatactgaatgtagaaaggataaggaagaaaaacaaaaaggcacttataagtgccttgaaccataaattgctcatgagagaaaatgttacacaaggtgaatatcacagccacatacatactgactgagtgggatgggacaaggggatcctgagatgagacaatagggtgagtagcccggattgtccaggtgggcccaatgtaatcacaggtgtccttaaaatggaggatatttcccagctgagtttaaaatcagagggaggtgtagcgatggagcaatgttcagaaaggctgctgaccatgaaaatggaggaagttgaggggcacaagctatggaaggtgggtgacctctgtaaactgggggaaaaaaaaaggaaacattctcttctagaccctctagaaggaaggaaccctgctggtaccttgaatttagcccaatgagaactgtgttggatctctgacctacacagccataagctgaaaattctgtgctagtttaagctattaagcttatgggaatttgttacagtggtaataggaaaataacatagtgagcggtagtgtaagggattaaaggtgtaGGATCgcgtgtggagagaattctgacatttacacctaaaaaacaaccaggtgaagtgggaaggtgatttaaggaagaccaacctggcagggctgtcaagcagactggagcgagcgaagccttggagttagaggaatcaattaaacctctacaaggaaaataagaaataaaatgtaacagggcttcagtgttagtagatgtaggaatggaaatgggtagagagatataaacattattttgaaattagctacaggtttgatgactgcatgtttgggagagttagccgatgtgtggattgaatgcatcccctcaaaatccatctgtcgatacctcatctcccagggtgatggtacagggaggcggggcctttgggaggtgattagtaggataaaatgaggtcatgagagtagagccctcatgaatggtattagtgttcttatacagggccccaatgtgcttgcttctctctcctctctgggccatgaagatagtgggaagacagccatcttcgagctggcaatcctctcccagatacattgaccttgaaagcctcagcctccaaaccgtaaggaatatgctggttgtttaagccacccgacccacggtaatttgttacagaatcccagactgacgaagacagtggagaatgccactgcgtttggcactgattgcctggagaatgctgaaacccagggaagtgggcagcacagacgtttactcatttaatcctgccaacactgtaggggatagagtcaacatattcctcgctatttaaaaggtaaggaaaaagaggcacaaataataacaatgacaacgacaacaacaacaacaacaacaacaatttgtccaagattcacacagaactccctggagggagagtgagaattaatacttatgcaggctggccccagagcccctgctcataactaataagtcagatcaccttgcttattgggatcagttttttcaactgtgatatgagtgtactgtgtccagtaacttataatttcaaaatacctcactgtaagggaatcattagttgcaggcattacaaaccacagaaagctagacatacaaaaataacttgttagggcaagataaccaataatgtttttaaatattatacctgctgaccctttgcaataaagtgtttatttataattctgtctggctacagaataacatcataatcctgcatgtggctggtggctcccgtgttggacagcacgggtctagagaatttaaataacttgcccagccttgcccaggaagctcgtggtgggatcagaactatagtctgggactgttccttcctatccaacaagtccctcatggaagtttagaagcttctcctttggtgcccagatgtctatccgtacttatgacatcttgtcaggtgccccggcctgctcctgaacatcagccagaacccacttctgctcttttttggcgaggtaataccttctagcaactttcattaccttcttggcatcagttcttacctggaagggtagtggctagagatggaaatgtgtccacatgacaggtttttcaaaaatatagtaggagtggtcaagagaagaaaacctcaggaatacgagtggaagcatgtcatttaatataccaaatgcgtactttcaatgtatgtttgtgtttccgagtccaggcttgttctactcgtgtattacaggccaacacatcaggagacaaggatttggggcaagaaagagcggcttaaatttgtaaagccagcggagaagatggtagaccaatgtcctggagaaccatcatcccaaatctgaattcaggctcttatattaaaaaggggaagcgggaatgcttggttgttgcaaacttggtgtatgaattctttgttgttagaatcctttgttcttgcagctcttcacctgggtcagatccgtgtaaacctccaacaagcaaatgttattttctattctgtatcttgttatctttatacgaatggaaaagtgttaatatccttcaaagtcagagccttgagaatagggtctcctgtatatttcaggatctaggctacattgtttcacaaaaggtgcagaaacaacaagactaagcctaggacacagggcacagggttaaagtcaaaggaacagatctaatatggagtcagatttcttctttcctatttcagtagtgccatggggaaggcactttgggcagctttctgtagggtcctggaggctttctctctcagcctctgtgcaccTCTATTGAAAACCGGTCATCGCtattggcctgctggaaaaccactccgcctgttttgccctgaagttgtgttctgtttataactcatctctactccttggaaaacaactcaataaagactcagttggttttccaccagccctgggcaggggtgagggatagcatgttattattttataaaaaaatatataaaagaagttttaaaacaacactggacacataggagagagacaaacaatgcttcctggcttaaatcaaaagtgatgactcagtgagtctatggctgctgtatttgctgagctagttactcctttgctccattacacatttattttaactgaaaaagaaatatatgcatatggataaaaaaattcaaacagagcaaaaaatactcaagtgaaagaagttttccctcatcctctgttcttacacgcctccctggagatgccaatgtttacaatcctttgtgtgcttttccagatatgctatgcacgttcccaccaatgtatgtaaattcctttaaagttttacttatttttaacttaaagggacttaaatcctcaagtggcttctgccacagtaatagaaaagaagaaatctgactccatattagatctgttcctttgactttaaccctgtgctctgtctcctaggcttcatcttgcttgtaaaacaatgttgcctagagcctaaaatatacaggagagcctattcggaaggctctgacctttaagggtatttaacacttttccaatcatataaagataacaagttgcagaatagaaaataacgtttgttttgttggaggtttacagggatctgacccagggagatagctgcaagaacaaaggattctaacaagaaggaattcctacaccaagaagtttgcaaaaaccaagcacataggaaagcagcctgaattctgacttgtggagatggttttctaggacattagtttgtcatctaggtctacagaaacttgctattccatgccccaacacttggtctcccaacttactggcctgtcctgcactgaggagaatgaatttggactcaataacacttctacctacctagcaagctgggtactgggactgagggcagctctcccacacacaggggcctaaggtgagcccttgattattcccagaggttggggtgtggtttacccaggagggatggggactatacaccaacactcaggcagtctgctccttctggggctctgacattttacctcccgctccctgccagcccaacacttgggacagtggagctaaggcagagatcgtgcctgcctgtttcccagcgtgtaaaaggggaatatgtactcttcccaaggtagttctgagaaacaacacctgcgggtgcttggttcccggagcaacagtaaacctagctccttgtgggggcaacgggtgtgatacccgtagggtttctgcagagaccttagctggagggctgggccagggacgtaaaatatgagctgtgggcaatgacgggttagagaagggtgtataactgctgcctccttcgggatgccccaagaggtaaaacgctttctccccatctctgctactcccctcccaattccagataactgccttctctctgctcctcctgtccatgtgtctccctccacttttcccctcctcccctcctcctcccctcttctccctccctcggttccccttctctctcaggacccagagcagatcgatggccctcctgcgcatgcgcagtcgctgccagctggaccgcggtttggaagctccagctccgagccggggatcggccccaatggcttctcagctctgtcgccctgtaggcctttggctcctgcctggggccggggcctctggctgtggaagtgcaaggtgaggggatatcgggaaaggggtgaggcggctgcgggagggcggtcggcgtgtcacagccccccagggcgccagtcagcgtatgttcagctggattgctcgggccaggcccctctgcccgcgccacctgccctggcgcaccggccacagctgcccagggccaggtgtgcccctgccgcctcttgacccagccgggctcccctcagtccgcggctggcgtccccttcccctctccctccctcgagtcctctcctcccgggcttcctctccttggccgccgacccgtccccaccactgggcgggctgtgtcccgggcgggcggggtctgcacacccggacggggcgggcggcttgggctggggctggggctggcctccgagcggggctgcagcccgcgtcccccaccccgctctccctgccccgcgaccccggggctgccttcctctccctttcccgatccctgaggtcaagattagcggcgtgggcgctgctccctgggctgagagcccgcggctgtaacgcccagcttctcctggtggagtcgggaaaatggagcagcagtgctgagggagcttctgtctccttgatcagtatttctgccccaggtaagtaccttgaactctttcaggtgttatgatggcggtgcttgttgatgtaacgtgtttttatactgagaggaattacagtggtgaaagcagggctttgttcagttaaaaatgagctgaaggcatgaggctgtctcatcctccatccttcactctcccagggtgaaacgtgagaccgttgatcttaaaaagatacttatagtccctaactagtccagcccacctattgtgtgttaacaggaacagcacaacccgaggcgttggagacccagtgacactgcactcctaaagagctcctggcaaaatctggtttgttttgttttgttttgtttttctttgtttttcttaaattgtgggacagactagtagtatagagggaaaaataattggcaagaaggattttttcatataacagctttattgtgatattgttcacacaccatgaagtccacccacttaaatgttacaattcagcagcttttagcatattcacatttgtgcaaccattattattccagaacgttttcatcacatcagaaagaccagttgaaatgcatgacctatccaccccttcccagtggtggttctaaagaagtttcttggctgttcctgaccataaattaacttgttacattccatgaaatatctaggaggaattctaatcagaattgcaatgaatctgtctatcaaagcaggaagaattaatgtctttatggcataaacttcttctacacatgaatatatctgggaccctatcttttcatctatcCAGAGCCatgcctatgggaaatcctcattaattcttgggtttgtgaatgatgaggctcaatacatcattagatgcaactgtagcctttcactgaagagaaaagtaacctcgtagaagccaagtgattctctgatggttagaatgagtgaccgccagtgctggagtgttcgagtggacttggtgcttgcagagttctccaccacctacagctaaggggattaccgtgttcttttactttttttcttatggcgttgcttttatttttacttattatataaaattattttttattgaagtgtagtcagtttaccatgttagtttcagatgtacagcagagattcagttataaacttatgcatatgtttataaatgtttttcagattgtttttagtacaactcattacaagtaattgaaaatagtaccctgtgctatatagtaggtccttgtcatttattttatatttattaatgtgtatctgttaatcctccctttcctgcctgctaacaaaagtttgctttctatgtccatgagtctatttctagcagcaccatttttgctagcaatatatgctggttggctgttttctgtttcagtaattccatcttatgtgtgggcgtttttcttctggtgggcctgtgtgtggtgtgcacacgtgataatagagatctgtatttgggaggactccaggccttgtgtagtccctcgtatggagcgcccactgaactgatgcttgaacttg is a window of Vicugna pacos chromosome 18, VicPac4, whole genome shotgun sequence DNA encoding:
- the LOC140687012 gene encoding uncharacterized protein isoform X1, translating into MTSCQVPRPAPEHQPEPTSALFWRDNCLLSAPPVHVSPSTFPLLPSSSPLLPPSVPLLSQDPEQIDGPPAHAQSLPAGPRFGSSSSEPGIGPNGFSALSPCRPLAPAWGRGLWLWKCKANKPGDEVLEQGIVTSLAMLADPEDGRLMSWRTIFPNVKMPVTELEACFQAVHVLGIQKRSLEASEFIQNAVYIHLQQHGEVAEQPRTDVAFKLRGLQGGGEEDRGLH